Genomic DNA from Solanum dulcamara chromosome 4, daSolDulc1.2, whole genome shotgun sequence:
TGATCCCCTCTAAGTTTGCCAACAGTTTAACACTTTTAAGTACCCAACAAAATATTATCTGGAAGTGTTATGTCTGGTTCTGTAATTGTAATTTGAGTTCTCATTCATACTTGTTTTATCCTATTACAGGTCCTTTTTATTAACTTACTCGAGTACCAAAGGCCGGATACCAGATCTGAGCCCTTCCAGAAGGAATGTATGCCGCTTCAAAGCTGTGATATGGTAAATAGATTACAGATTTTGAAAGAAGCATGTGAAGGAAGTTCCTCATTGTTGAATGAGGTTGAGAAGCTCAACTCTGTGATTACTAGGAAACAACATGCGGACAGCTAAAGTTTTCTACATGGTGGGATCTTGTATATATGAACTCATTTGATTTATTACATCACAAAAGGAAGTTCTGTACATCAACTTATCTCACTCTGCTGTTAAAGTCTCGTTTAAGGTGCATTTAAGCCCTGGTAAATTCCAGGTTGAGCGTTTTTGCCTCTCTTTATGagccgtttggatgggcttaaaaaaaataatttttatgtatgaagtgtttttagaactttgaagtgctgaaagttatttttataaataagcagttggtgtttggataaaagtgcttaaatgaggaaaatgatgtgaattttagggttaaaagaataaaaagggtagtttggaaatttagttaaaatataaggtatATGAAAGTAATTTTCttgatcaaagaaaatgactttaaacacttagaaaaaaaaagttaggaattctaactttttatttttgactgactttaagaactttatgacttaaaatTAGCATAGGCAAACatgtccaaaagctaaaaataggttttaaattggttttgaccaacttaaagcccatccaaacgggcttcCTGATATCTGGATAATTTTCTTTTGGTTGAAAATTATAGGTTTGTGACAGTACAAGCAATTTGACATACTTGTCGATAACTTACACtggtaagttttttttaaaaatagatgttGGCATCACTATCGTGTAGTGATGTAATATGAAAACTTCTCAACTTTTTAAAGCAAACAGTATACTTTTTCTATTGAGAATCTTATAAgagaaaattaaaaggaaaacgACACAAAATAGACCtaattgtgaaattatttatccaaattgaattcaatccaaaatatttattcttaatgaattcATGACTCAAACTATTTACCTTCTTACCTTGCTTTCTCCTTTCTTATTTTTCACATGACATCAACATCACTGCTATGAATTAATCTTCTGTGATATTTCATCGGTACATTGATATCATATCGACATCATATAGGACTGAGCTTAATTCTCAGTGATACTttgtcggtatattgatactcTATCGGTATCTTATAGGATTGTGCTctgttttttaagaaataaaaatgaaacaatTAGTAGTCACATATCGGTATATTAAAGtcacaattttatttataaaactctaaattagtagaaaatatattctttgtgatactccgtcggtatattgataccatatcggtatcatataagaCTGAACTTAATCCTTTGTGATAGATACTTTGTTGGTATATTGATTCCATATCGGTGTCATATACTGACGTCAGCgcgtgaattttaaaataaatttatatcattttaaaataaaaagaggcTATAAAAATAATGGGACAtttaaagataaatattttcctttttatgaTATAAGTGttcttttccaaaataaaacgtaccaaaatgaaaataaaataatcatctTGGGAAAGCTTTATTATACGGATATTCTTCTCTACATTCCTTTTTTTCAGCTGTAATTGAATTAAATTCATTTCTTATTGGTAGATTATGGGCATTTAATGCTATCTTCTTGATTCTCCAAGCACACCATAATTCACGATATAAGTGTATCCATCAATCCATTTCCAAATCCAATAATTGATCTTTTGCAATCTTCTCCAGTAGCAAACAAATGTCATTAGTTGGAATGTCACAAAATATGTATAGAGGCTGGGCAAATAATAGAGAATAAATTACTTGAACATATAATGCACACCAgaaataaattaagaatttaagttatatattgGTGTGAATGAATTCTACAtgcagattaaaaaaaaaagttcatccAACTTAATCTAAAAATAGTTGTCagatgtataatatatgtataatgaATGTATACCATCTAAATAGAGTAACCAAGGATCACCCTACTTGTTATTTGAGTAAAGATCAGGAATTTAACCGGTTATAGAAGTTTGTTTGCTTGTTATTCTTGCACTTCAAAAATTTAAtcttaaaactaaaaataactaTCCTCTGTCGATCAACaaaaaataaacttataataaaaataacataatacataaatatgttttttaatttgattttactTGACATTTATGCCTTTCAACTTTGAATGTGAATAAggagacacttaaacttgtataaagtcgaacaagtagacacatgcGTATGACAATTTTCTTCTTACATGGCGTCCTATATATATCATGTCACTCCATGATATGCGTgtttacttattcaattttatacaagttgacacatttatgtattatgccatcAACAATTAAACTAAAATGTTGGAAACATACACCTTGCTACTTACTATTCCAACTTTATAGCTTATGAAAGATGTAATTCTATAAATAGTTGAATCACTTAATTATCTGACACCACTAAATAGCAAAACCTTTTAAGTAGCTTTCTCACTTACAGCAATTAGTATATGGAGAAAGAAACAAATGGAGTTGCAAGATTAATACAAAAAGCAGAGGAAGAAGAGTCTCAAGTTCAAGTGGATATATGGAAATGCATATCTGGTTTCGCTGAAATGGCTGTCGCCAAATGTGCAATTGAATTGGGGATATCTGATTTCTTGGAAAGCCATCAAGAACCTGTTCCCTTACACCAATTGTCCTCTGCATTAGGCTGCTCTGCTTCTTCCCTGCATCGGATCCTGAGGTTCTTGATAAACAGGGGAATATTCAAATTGGTGCCAATTGAAAATGGAGAAATGGGTTATGTACAAACACCTGTTTCTCGTCTTCTGAAAAGAGATGGAGAAAATAGCATGGCTGCTCTTGTCTTACTTGAAAGTAGCCCAGTTATGCTTGCTCCATGGCACTACCTCAGTGCCCGCGTTTTGGCTAAGGGTAATGAAATACATATGTGGTTTTGAATTGTGTGATCATCTTATTTAGGACTTTTTCATGTTAAAATGAATGGAAGTGAGCAGGGGCGGACCCAAGGCATGTTGAGGGTTTCATCCGAACCctcttcgttaaaaaattacactgtatatataagataaaatttttaatttatgtgtatatatttaacattgaaccccctgagcataagccaaaggactagctcagtggcaaatgGGGTTCAATATTTCGCTTTAGCTTGTCTCAACTCGCGAGTTCGAATCCgaataagcacattttttttttattagcgtgtttaattttttttgaacccccttcataaaaATTTTGGGTCCGCCACTGGAAGTGAGTTATGAATCATGTTCtaaaagattaattattttCGATACatttacttttaataatttaatgatATTATATCTCGACAGAAAATACTGGAGCATTTAGTGCGGCTCACGGAAAGGACGTGTGGGAGTATGCGAAAACCAATCCGGAACATAGCAAGCTGATCAATGACGCACTGGCATGCCATGCGCGGATGACAATGCGTGCGATTATTGATAATTGTGCGGAAATATTCAAAGGGATAGAGTCATTGGTGGATGTTGGGGGAGGTAATGGAACAACTCTTGGTATGTTGGTGAAGGCATTCCCTTGGATAAATGGGATTAACTTTGATCTTCCTCATGTTGTGTCTGATGCTCCTCCTTGTCATGGTGTTGTACATGTTGAAGGGGATATGTTTGATTATGTTCCCAAAGCTCAGGCTGCTTTCCTCATGGTAAGTAGGGTTTACTAATTAAAGTATTTATCTTGACTTTATTtagccattttttattttattttcacttcttcttctctatttctcaAGCCACCATCTCCCACCATTTTTTCAAGCTTAAACTCCTTCAATGgaagttaaattttttttcaaatccgTTTTTAAGCCTTTTCTTTCTTCATTGTATTGTTTTTCTAAATCTACCATCACCTCCCTCCACTTTTTTCGCCGAAAAAATGGATACCAACACCCCTattttatatttcttctctctttatttcttgTTCTCACCATCGCCATTTATTTTTTCACTATCgtaagaattttttaattttaaagttttttcaaatttgaaaatcgCGCCCACCatcatcttcttttcttttctttctttagatccaacaattataattatgaaaaaaaagtgaaaatctaaatctaatgaaaatcctaaaatgaaaaaaagcaGAGAAGAAATTGGGGGTTCAGGGAGGCGCTGGAAAAATTTGGGAAGAAAGGAGGAAGGAGAGGTGGGGTGGGATAGTTGTGGTGGGGTTtagaaatagatttttttttgattatttgtggttgaaatttagttttttttcctataatatatttttaaaatattattttgcactcaaatgccacatgtttttttttaattagttataGTGTCAAATCATTCGGAGTGTGTTACACACACTATgaaattttaattgattgttaAAAAAGTGTTAAAATGACATAGCGGGACCCTACATAAGGTGTCTAAAGTAAACATCGCTCAATTAAAATGTCTAAATAAAACTTGATACCAACTTTAAGAAGACACCGCTGAATTTGGccatttatttatgtatttcaTAAATCCGACTGTTTATACAACAAGATATGCCATAATTAAGTTGGTCATCCACAACTCAACTTTATGACATTTCAAATAACAGTCATATTTATTAGCTACTCCCTTtattcacttattttatttgtcccatattaaaaaatagattttcattttcatttttgattgtcaatatatcaaatttaggcaatttttttttaacattaattaattatttttcaaattatattttaagagCTAATACTAAGTAGGCGTTTAAACATGCGATTTCATCTCGTAATTTAAAGTCATAAGATAAAATCAGTATTTGGACATTCGATTTCATTTtataatttcaaatcatgagataaaatctcaaattctccaaaaaagCTTGATTTGgaaatttcatatcatgatttttcaaatacaaaaataaaccCACaggtttatattttataattaaaaaaaatcatcattttatATCTACACATTTTTTCTTACGAGAATACCAAAGTATTGATGAAATATTCATGAAATATGAACAAGATGATATAGTTACTAATGATATTGATCATATACAATTTTATTAAAGAGTAGTATACTACAACTCATGTTTAGTTTTACCTTTTTATTGAATTAAAGTTCGATCAATAAATGTTGTATTTTTGTTTCGAATAGCGTTGTGATAGTGTATTATACTTTTATTACAAACTTTTGCTTAtttggtaagattgtataaaaaaaattgggtaattttgatgatttcattTCACATGGCCAAATGAGAATATCAATTTATAGAGATAGTGTggtaaaataatcatttcaactattattttcttaatgaatGTATCAGGTTCAGatatgacaagtaaaagtgagcGGAGagagtattattttattttttgagtgcACAGTTATTTATGTTAGTTTTCCTATAATTAATGTACGCTCtttatttctatttaattttCGAGTTTGTTTTTTTCTTGCGGTGATTGGTAATAACTAGTCGGTCTTACATGACTGGGGTGATGAGGAATGcattcaaatcttgaaaaaaTGCAAAGAGGCTATTTCAAAAGACACAGGAAAAGTGATAATTGTGGAGGCAGTTCTTGATGAAAAAATAGGCAAAGAAAAAAGCTTCAAGGATGTTGGTATCATGTTAGATATGATAATGTTGGCTCACACAACTAATGGAAAAGAGAGAACTGCAAAAGAATGGGCTTATATTCTGACTGCTGCTGGATTCAGTAGGCACTCTATTGTGCAAATTCCTGCTATTGAAAGTGTTATTATGGCTCATCCTTAAGTTGGATCTTCTCTAATGATttgttttattgttattttggGTTGGTTTGTCCTGTTTTTGTGTTTTTTGTGAGTATTTGGATTTAGTTTTGGGATCATTGTATGGATTAATGGgggataattttattttatagtttgAATATTGTTGTGTGTCCTCGTATACGGGATTATGGGCACTTAATGCTATCTTCTTGATTATCTAAGGACACCATAATTCATGATATAAGTGTATTCATCAATTCATTTCCAAATCCAACAACTTGATCTTTTGCAATCTTTTCCAGTAGCCAAATTAATATCATTAATTCGAAGGAGAGAAAATATGTTAGCTGAGGTTGGCCAATTTGTCGTTGAGGTTGCCTCAATATTGTAGAATAAATTGCTTGAACATGTAATGCACAGcagaaataaataaagaatttaacttatatatcGGTGTAAATGAATTCTACACAAAGGTTTTTTTAATAAAGCTCATCCAACTTAATCTAAAAATAGTTGACGGATGTATAATTCATCTATACTAGCTAAGTagagatttttttaataaaaaaaaactcatccAACTTAATCGAAAAATAGTTGAcaaatgtataatatatgtataatcaCGGTATATTGGCTAAGTAGAGTAAATAAGGACCACCAGACCTGTTATTTGTGTAAAGTTCGGGAATTAAACGGGTTATAGAAGTTTGTTGGAAAAACTAAATTCATGtccaataaaatcaaaataattacaaacaaATATCCCTTTACAATTTATATCACCCAAAGTATGAGATTCGCGAGCAAGATACCGTTGCAGTATCAATATACTGACATAATATCATTAAGGCTGTTTCAGTCCTTAATCATACCACCacagtatatttatatattgtcaTGATATCATTGATGTCTACTTCAATTCTTCAGCTACGTCTCCATGAAACCATCATATACTAGCATGGTATCATTAAGCATCGTTTCATATAATTAGTAATACTCCACAAATCATGTACGATATCATTGCAGTATGTGAATATTAATGATGTCAtcacataatatcatatataatagcatggtatcatatatatactttgatggtatcataAAGGTTCTTCTAAGTCATTCGATATTATATGAATGATACTACTATAGTATATTCGTAAATAATGATACTGAAAATCCTTAATGAGACACTTTTaaaatcctcaatgataccataacaatatatcGATATcttatcggtatcatataggattgaactcttttttaagaaataaaaaaaatcagagaaaattattaaaatcgcaattttatttattaaactaattagtaaatatattctttgtaaTACTCCGTCGGTATGTTGATACCATATTGGTATCATATAAAATTGAgcttaatcctctgtgatactccatcaGTATATGATATCTTATCGATATCATGTAGGGTGGATGCTGACGTCGGCACgcgaatttaaaaataattaaagatggCATAGaagtaattaatttaatcaaaGGGGTATATAAAAGAATTATTTAGAAAAGAGGTATGAAGTGgtaaataatttgtttaaagGGTTTATTTTGGATAGTTTCCCAAGTCCGTTTGCTTGTTATTCTTATACGTCAAAAGTTTAATTTCAAGGCTAAAAAGAACTGTTCTCTGCCAATGAACTTGAAACTAAACTCATTGAACTCAAATGTTGGGCCTATACATAGGCGTATTCATGATTTTGAAGGATGGTGTATTATTACAAAAATGTGGATGTAACATATAAATTTGATCGATTTGAAAGGATGGTGTATTATTACAAAAATGTGGATGTAACATATAAATTTGATCGATTTGAGCATTAGGTTTTTATTATTGAACCCgttaaacttttaaatttatcggtccaaaattaattcttatttattcaaataatatttttaaaatatatatatatatatatatatacatatatagttaTATTCTGTGTCAAAGATATTGAGATCGGTAGAACCCTTTGATTGTATGTTATGTCATTCAGTACTACCAGTTTTAATatatacattttaaaatatcagAAATACTACCAATAATTATTCAGAGAGATATTCCACTTTAATATAATATCGCTCACACCTACTATTTCTTAAACCATGTCTATTATGCCTCAGTCTTCTTCCCCTCTCTCTTTgtattgaaagaagtgaaagaGGACCTCCtttcatagatgaaaataaagtGATCTCCAAATATGCTACAGAAGAAAGTTAATTTTTCTTCGcaacttgtcaaattttgactttgaGAAAAGGAAATCAGCCAAGTAAATTGGCTTGTGGGTATTCATTTTCCTCCCCAACTTTATCAACCTTTGActtcaagaaaaaaagaaatggaAATATTCTTTCGGCCAAAAAAAATTGGCCCGAACTTGGTCAAAATAGTAAAAAGTGTTGTGTATTggatgttatttttttaagtggGGCTCACTTAAAAGTgagcaagttgcccacttgtGATCTTCTTTTCTCTCATACTTGTGGCCTTTTCCTCTTCTATAAATGTTATTTCTGACATTAAGAGAGTATATAGATACGGAAATCTCCttctactttttttattttctcgtACTATCTTTCCTTAATAAATTTCgagttagtttatttcataatacgTTATCAATACGAGAATTCAtcattttaagttattttttaaagaaggtaacaaaaaggataataattttattttcttaaaatgtctaatgtttctaaacttgaatttgttgctcttgacatATCTGGAAAATGCTACTCATCATTGGCACTAGATGtcgaaatacatctagaatcgatgggtctggcaaaCACTattaaagatgacaatacgACATTTAGTCAAAATCGTGCCAAAGctatgatatttctccgccaccatcttgacgagggattaaaattacaatatctcacattaaaagacccccttaaactatggaaaaaaattaaaaaaatatgaccacctgaagttgttCATTCTTCCACAAGGACGTCATGATTAGCTAAAtatgagattaatggatttcaaaaatataactgaatataattctgccttatttagaattatagctcagttaaatttatgcagagaagaaatcactgagcaagataaacttgaaaacaAAACACTCcatatttccacccgcgaatatgctcctccagcagcaatatcgcgaaaaggattttaaaaaatattctgaaataCTTTCTCACCTTTTTATTGATGAACACCACAATAAACTGTTAaggaaaaatcatgatagtcggcccgttggttctttgccactttCTAAAGTGAATtggcaaattataaccaacgagaaagagatCATGATCGTGATCGTGGTCATGGTCATGGTCATGGTCATGGTCATAGTCATGGTCATGGTCATAGTCATGGTCATGGtcgaagaaaaaattataatcatgatgctcggctggcaccgacAAAATGATCAACAGTacaaaaaagagtaaaaaaCCAGAagctttatcaaaaaaaaataaaaattatatgtcatagatgtggaggtatgggacACTGGTCATGGACATGTCGGTCATCAAAATGTCTGATTCAATTATATCAGACATCTTTGAAGAGGGCAAAAAATAATTCAGAAataaactttatctctgaagataatattgagcctatgcatctcgatgtagctgatttttttaattttccaaaagacaatatgaatattgataagcctaataatatttaaataattttctttttatttgtgtgTACTAAATGATATTTCTAGtctatgtaaataaataaaaattatgattcatgtattaattataatatttactttatttctttttgaagaaaaaatatagatatgcctcaaattttgtttggatcaatgatcaattacaaagatatttgtgtaattgatagtgaaaCAACTCATTtcatttttaaagacgaaaaatatttttccaacttgtttagaagaaaagcaaatgttacaataatttctgataattcaaaaatgattaaaaactccggaagagctactatatttctgcctaaggggataattttttttatagaaaatgcactattttcttctaaatccctaAGAAACTTGTAGGTTTTAAAGATATctgcagaaatggatatcatgttgagacattaaataaaatgaatattgaataccttgatataaccaagagtgtctcaggctagaaatatattttggaaaaattaccaactttgtcgtttggcctatattatgcaaaaattagtacaattgaagcacatatgatcgtaaatcagaagtttactgatctaaatatatttgtgttatggcatgatcgaatatgtcatcctggatcaacaatgatgagatgaattcttgaaaattcaactggacaccCGTCAAAAatcagaagattcttacgaatgatgaattttcatgtgctgcttgttatcaaggcaaattaattgtcataccatcgaccctgaaggttggcatcgaatctcctggctttttagagcatatacatggagatatatgtggacctattcatccacttagtgaattgtttatatattttatggtcctaatagatgcaccatctagatggtctcatgtgtgcctcttatcatctcgccTCTTATCATCTCGTAACTCGACATTTGCGAAGTTGTTTgcataaataataagattaaggcaCAATTCTCAGATTATTCAATTAAagctattcgccttgataatattgtagaatttacatcccaagcttttgatgattattgcttatcaattgagataaaaattaaacatcatgttgctcatgttcatattcaaaatggccttgcaaaGTCATTTATTATGCACTTACAATTGATAGCCAggcctctactaatgaaaacaaaattgtcaattactgtttgcgGTCAtactatcttacatgcagcagcacttgtacatCTCAGACTGACACtgtataataaatactctccgttataattagtatttggtcatgagtcAACTATAGTCCATCTACGAATTTTTGGTTGTCCGATATACGtgtctgtagcaccaccacaacgtacaaagatgggctatcaacgaaggttgggcatatatattgagtttgactcaccctccataattcgataccttaaatcattgactggagacttattcattgctcgatttgcagattatcggtttgatgaaacaatttttcTGTCATTAGggggaaagaaaaaataacccgaaaaaaaaattgagtgaaaagtttcatcactatcttattttgatccacgcacccacacatgtgagcaggaggtccaaaAGATCATATACTTACAGAAAATAgtaaatcaaatgccagatgcatttactgatttgcaagggataactaagtcacatatccctgcagtgaatgtgcctatctggattgatgtcccaaaatgaccatctactagtatcatagcttctgaatcccaaataCGCCTGAAGTATGGTAGACCATTG
This window encodes:
- the LOC129885286 gene encoding acetylserotonin O-methyltransferase-like isoform X1 — translated: MEKETNGVARLIQKAEEEESQVQVDIWKCISGFAEMAVAKCAIELGISDFLESHQEPVPLHQLSSALGCSASSLHRILRFLINRGIFKLVPIENGEMGYVQTPVSRLLKRDGENSMAALVLLESSPVMLAPWHYLSARVLAKENTGAFSAAHGKDVWEYAKTNPEHSKLINDALACHARMTMRAIIDNCAEIFKGIESLVDVGGGNGTTLGMLVKAFPWINGINFDLPHVVSDAPPCHGVVHVEGDMFDYVPKAQAAFLMSVLHDWGDEECIQILKKCKEAISKDTGKVIIVEAVLDEKIGKEKSFKDVGIMLDMIMLAHTTNGKERTAKEWAYILTAAGFSRHSIVQIPAIESVIMAHP
- the LOC129885286 gene encoding acetylserotonin O-methyltransferase-like isoform X2 → MEKETNGVARLIQKAEEEESQVQVDIWKCISGFAEMAVAKCAIELGISDFLESHQEPVPLHQLSSALGCSASSLHRILRFLINRGIFKLVPIENGEMGYVQTPVSRLLKRDGENSMAALVLLESSPVMLAPWHYLSARVLAKENTGAFSAAHGKDVWEYAKTNPEHSKLINDALACHARMTMRAIIDNCAEIFKGIESLVDVGGGNGTTLGMLVKAFPWINGINFDLPHVVSDAPPCHGVVHVEGDMFDYVPKAQAAFLMWVLHDWGDEECIQILKKCIETIPKDTGKVIIVEAVLDEKIGKEKSLKDFGFMLDMIMMTHTTNGKERTAKEWAYILTAAGFSRHSIVQIPAIQPIILAYP